In the Diachasmimorpha longicaudata isolate KC_UGA_2023 chromosome 1, iyDiaLong2, whole genome shotgun sequence genome, one interval contains:
- the LOC135169765 gene encoding LOW QUALITY PROTEIN: organic cation transporter protein-like (The sequence of the model RefSeq protein was modified relative to this genomic sequence to represent the inferred CDS: deleted 1 base in 1 codon), producing the protein MASVDTDLEELMSHLGEFGKYQAWQYSLHVLAGLTAGLHMLTLLTVAAVPSHKCVVPGLREELGGNLTWENVPEPLKLYSNGSTFENIPMSLDFCHYRDFDNKTRDCQEWVYDTTHYKSSRAMDWNLVCSRRWKGALAQSSYMLGVFIGAVTLGTLADKYGRKVIFCISATNQLILGILVALVPEYSTFLIMRFLYGIFGSAGAYITGFVLTMELVGPSKRTVCGLMFQLAFACGFVIVAFWGAFIKDRMWLQIVYGAHSALLIGHWWLMDESPRWLWAQGRGRQAVEIVQKALKMNGDDTVLDTAKYVSKNRAKQASRDSTGNYSAIDLFKTPNLRKKTLNVCLNWFANSIVYYGLSLSTGALMGNPYINIALSGIVEFPSYIFTCVTMDRLGRRSLVSSFMLIGGTCCIVATLIKGRFITAAATIVLLGKACIAISFAVIYNYTAELFPTVLRNTALGIGSMCCRLSGSLTPMFLLLDSLDPRVPAVTFGVIALVSGFLSLYLPETAGQPMPESLEDGEKFGVGDTCFTTCLGRKKNEDTYDVALKPMAKETEKINGDSEDKLKNSQ; encoded by the exons ATGGCGAGTGTTGACACAGATTTGGAGGAGTTGATGTCACATCTTGGTGAATTTGGAAAGTATCAAGCATGGCAATACTCGCTGCATGTGCTTGCAGGTCTGACAGCTGGATTACATATGTTGACACTGCTGACTGTGGCTGCTGTACCATCACACAAATGTGTTGTACCAGGTTTGCGGGAGGAACTTGGTGGAAATTTGACTTGGGAGAATGTACCAGAGCCTCTCAAATTATACAGCAATGGAAGTACATTTGAGAATATCCCGATGAGTCTGGACTTCTGTCACTACAGGGACTTTGATAACAAAACGAGGGACTGCCAAGAGTGGGTGTACGATACTACTCACTACAAATCTTCAAGGGCCATGGATTGGAATTTAGTGTGCTCAAGAAGATGGAAAGGTGCACTAGCTCAGTCTTCCTACATGCTCGGTGTTTTCATTGGTGCTGTGACACTTGGTACTCTGGCTGATAAATACGGTAGGAAAGTTATTTTCTGTATATCCGCGACGAACCAGTTGATACTGGGAATTCTAGTTGCTCTGGTGCCCGAGTACTCCACTTTCCTCATCATGAGATTCTTATATGGAATATTTGGATCTGCTGGAGCCTACATCACTGGTTTTGTGCTGACGATGGAACTAGTGGGGCCATCGAAAAGAACGGTATGCGGGTTGATGTTTCAACTGGCATTCGCATGTGGCTTTGTCATTGTCGCCTTCTGGGGTGCCTTCATCAAGGATCGCATGTGGCTGCAAATCGTTTACGGTGCACACTCTGCCCTCCTGATTGGCCACTGGTGGCTCATGGATGAGTCTCCCAGATGGTTGTGGGCCCAGGGCCGTGGTAGACAGGCTGTGGAGATCGTCCAAAAAGCTCTCAAGATGAACGGCGATGATACTGTACTCGATACTGCTAAATATGTGTCCAAGAATCGAGCAAAACAGGCCTCGAGGGACTCCACTGGGAACTACAGTGCGATAGATCTCTTCAAGACACCTAatctcagaaaaaaaacgttaaaCGTCTGTCTCAATTGGTTTGCCAACTCAATTGTCTACTATGGGCTCTCGTTGAGTACCGGTGCTTTGATGGGAAATCCTTACATCAACATAGCTCTTAGTGGAATCGTTGAATTTCCTAGTTATATATTCACCTGTGTCACTATGGATCGTCTTGGACGAAGATCTCTCGTCAGTTCATTCATGCTTATTGGTGGCACCTGTTGTATTGTTGCGACATTAATTAAGGGTCGG TTCATCACAGCTGCTGCGACAATAGTACTACTGGGGAAAGCTTGTATTGCTATTTCATTCGCAGTTATCTATAATTATACTGCCGAATTGTTTCCAACTGTGTTGAGGAATACTGCATTGGGAATTGGATCCATGTGCTGTCGGTTGAGTGGTTCACTAACTCCAATGTTCTTACTGCTAGACTCACTGGATCCCAGAGTACCTGCCGTTACCTTTGGTGTGATTGCATTGGTATCAGGATTCTTATCTCTCTATCTGCCAGAAACAGCGGGACAACCGATGCCTGAAAGCCTTGAGGATGGTGAGAAGTTTGGAGTCGGTGATACTTGTTTCACGACTTGTCTCGGGAGGAAGAAAAACGAAGATACTTATGATGTTGCACTTAAGCCGATGGCTAAGGAGACTGAGAAGATTAATGGTGATAGTGAGGATAAGTTGAAGAATTCTCAATAA